Sequence from the Sphingomicrobium clamense genome:
CAGGGAGTTTACCAACTTATCGCTTGAGGCAAAGTCTTTTCCCCGCGCGCAAGACGGTCCATGGTCGCCGCCAGAGTTTCAAGGGAGGGAGTGCATGGCGCTCGCGGCGCTGGTCGGTGCTTACGAGACGAGTTCGGATGGCGGGCTGCGGGCGCTGGTGCCGCTCGCAGGCCGCCCGCTGGCCGATTTTCAGGTGCGGTCGCTGGTTGCGGTGGGGGCAGCACCGATCGTGCTGTTGGGCGACGATCCACCGGAAGACCTCGTGCGCCTGACCGACCAGTTGCGGAGTGAGGGCCTGCCGGTCGTCCTCGCGACTAATGCCAGCGAAGCCGCCGCGCGCTTCGAATCGGGCCATGCGTTGCTGCTGGTCGCGGACGGCATTGCACCCGACCTCGCCGATCTGCACCGGCTTGCCGAGGCGAGCGCGCCAATGATCCTGACCGTGCCCGACGACGAGGCGCATGAGGAATATGAGCGGATCGACCTCGAGAGCCGCTGGTCCGGCCTCGCGCGGCTAACCGGCGAGGATGTCGGCGCGACCGCGGCGATGCTTGGCGATTGGGACCTTCCATCCACGCTCTTGCGACGCGCGGTCCAGGCGGGTGCGCAACAACGGCCGGTCGGGGAAAACGAGCCGGTACTGGTCGATGGCGCGGCGGACGCGACGCGGTTCTCGGACGGACTGCTGGCCGCCTCGCGCAAGGCGCGGGTCGACTGGGTCGCGCGCTGGGTCACGACCACGATCGAGGAGTGGCTGACGGTCAAATTGTCGGGCATGCGCGCAAGGCCGGCGCTGGTGGCGATGCTGACGCCGGCGTTGCTTGCTGCAGCGACCGCTGCATTCGTGATGGGGCAGGGGGTGCTGGCAGTGCTGTTCATGCTGCTGTCGATCCCCTTCGATCTCGTGGGACGACGGATTGCGAGCCTTCGCCTGAACCCGATCCTTCCCGGAAAGGCGGGAGAAGTCGCGACATGGCCGCTCTTCCTCGCGTCGCTCGCCGCCTTGTCGCTCTTCGTCGCGGGCCGCGAAGAAGGCTATTGGCCTTTCGCAGTCGGTGTCGGGCTGGTCGCCATCGCGCATTTCGGCAAGGTCATCCGCAGCCTTCGCGGCGTGGTGACCGGCGATGTGTTCGCCTTCCGCCGACGGCCTGCTTGCCTGCTGCTCGTGCCGTTCGCGCTGGGAGGCTGGTGGACGGCGGGGCTCCTGACGCTGGGCGGCTATGCGCTGCTATCGGCACTCTGGCTGGCGCATGGCCGGGAAAGTTGACGCGTCGTTAACCATTTTTCGGCACAAGAATGAGCCATGATGACGATGACTGTCACCGAGGGGCGCGCATGAGCCCGCAAATGCCCGTGAGTGCACGGCTTAATGCGGAGCTGTGCCTGGTTGAGGCGGATGCCGCGGTGCAGGCGCTGCAGCTTGCGGCCGGTGCAGATCCCAACGGGCCCATTGCCCCGCCGCAAATGGCGGCGATCGCGCGTCTCGCCCGCGAACTGGGCGAGCCCGTCTCGCGACTGGCGCATGTCGCCACGCCGAGCGGTGACGCACAATTGTGGGTGAGCATCGTGCCCGAAGGCGACGGATTCAAGCTGGATGTCGAGCAATGGCGGGAAATGGTGTCGACCGGCCCCCGTTTCGAAGCTGTAGAGCTGCCAGAAGAAGCCGAAGATTTCGACGGGATCCTGATCGACGAACGTTTTCGCATCGTTTCGGTCCACGGGTCTGCGGTGCCGTGGTTCGAAAAGCATGTCGGACAAAGTCTCGTCCTCGTCGTCCAATTTTCCGAAGATTCGGGCGGAATACCAGCCGTCGAAGCGATGTCGGCCCGCGAAGCCTATAATGGGCTGCCGGGACGGCTTCGCGCCGACAAACGCCCGCTGACCCTTTCGGGCGAGCCGCAACATGATGGCGATCGCTTCACGGGCTATCGGATCGAGGTGTCAGTCGAGGAGGAAAAGACTTCCGAACCCGCGCCTTCCGACGCTGGCGGGCTCGACGCCACGCTGCGATCACCGCTCGACCGCATTATCAAGGCCGCCGACCAGATCGTCGACCGGTCCGACGGGCCGATCCGATCCGACTATGCCGATTATGCCGGCGATATCGCGACCGCGGGGCGCCACCTCCTTTCGGTGATCCGCTCGATGAGCGAACAGGTCGGCGTCGAGCGCGAGAAGGTCAAGTTGTCGGTTGTCGCGCGCGAGGCGGCGGGGCTGGTCGCTGCAAAGGCGCAGGACAAGCGGATCGATATCGAAATCGAGGATGACGTCAGCGTCGTGGCGATCGCCGAACGACGCGCGACGGTCCAGATCCTCGTCAACATTCTTGGCAATGCGATCCGTCATTCGCCCGACGGCGGCACGGTGGCCATCGTGTTCGACCAGGACGATCGGCACGCCATGGTGACGATTGCGGACCAGGGGCCCGGTATTGCTCGCGCCGACCAGAAAAAGATTTTCGAAAAGTTCGAACGGCTCGATGCCGAAGAGGGAACGGGGGCCGGGCTCGGACTCGCCATTTCGCGGCGCCTCGCCAAGTCGATGGACGGAGACATCGAGCTGGAGAGTGCTTCGGGAGAAGGCGCGCGCTTCACGCTCTGCCTGCCGGCCGCCAAATAGAAAAGGCCCGGCGTTTCCACCGGGCCTCCTCAGCAATCGTAGATAGTCTTAGCGCTCGCTGACCGGCACGAAGTCGCGATGCGTCGCGCCGACGTAAAGTTGGCGCGGGCGACCGATCTTCTGCTCGGGGTCAGAGATCATTTCGTTCCACTGCGCGACCCAACCGGTCGTGCGGGCGAGCGCGAAGAGCGCGGTGAACATCTCCGTCGGGAAGCCGATCGCATTGAGGATGATGCCCGAATAGAAGTCGACATTCGGGTAAAGCTTCTTCTCGATGAAATAGTCGTCGTTCAATGCGATATGCTCGAGCTCGCGCGCGACATCGAGCACCGGATCGGAGATGTTCAGTTCCTTGAGCACTTCCTCGGCCGTGGTCTGCATGACCTTCGCGCGCGGGTCGTAGTTCTTGTACACGCGGTGCCCGAAGCCCATCAGGCGGAACGGGTCGTTCTTGTCCTTAGCGCGGTCGACATATTTCTTGACGTTCTTGCTGTCGCCAATCTCGCGTAG
This genomic interval carries:
- a CDS encoding sensor histidine kinase — encoded protein: MPVSARLNAELCLVEADAAVQALQLAAGADPNGPIAPPQMAAIARLARELGEPVSRLAHVATPSGDAQLWVSIVPEGDGFKLDVEQWREMVSTGPRFEAVELPEEAEDFDGILIDERFRIVSVHGSAVPWFEKHVGQSLVLVVQFSEDSGGIPAVEAMSAREAYNGLPGRLRADKRPLTLSGEPQHDGDRFTGYRIEVSVEEEKTSEPAPSDAGGLDATLRSPLDRIIKAADQIVDRSDGPIRSDYADYAGDIATAGRHLLSVIRSMSEQVGVEREKVKLSVVAREAAGLVAAKAQDKRIDIEIEDDVSVVAIAERRATVQILVNILGNAIRHSPDGGTVAIVFDQDDRHAMVTIADQGPGIARADQKKIFEKFERLDAEEGTGAGLGLAISRRLAKSMDGDIELESASGEGARFTLCLPAAK